The sequence TCAACGACTGGATTTGCAACGAATCCGGCGTCGTGTGGGTTGCCGGAAATTCTTCCTCGCCTACATAATATTTAATGGTCGATATCAAGCCGGCTTTGTTGCCCAGCTTAATGAATAGCTTGTACAACAAGGTGGCAATCGTCGTTTTGCCATTGGTACCAGTCACACCTACTACCCGCAGGTTTTGCGAAGGATTGCCATGAAAATTAGCAGCAATCAACCCCAATGCCGCTGCCGTATTTTTCAAGGTAATCAGGCAAGCTTCGCCAACAGCAACATCCGCGCGCTCGGCAATAATAATTGTAGCGCCATTCTCGATGGCTTTCGGAATAAAATCATGTCCATCGACATGCGTTCCGCTGGTCGCTACAAAAACATCCCCCGCTTTTACTTTGCGCGAGTCAAACTGAATCTGGCCGACCGGAGTCGAAAGACTTCCGGTTACCAGTTCAAACTCAATTCCACTCAATATATCCTTTAATGTCTTCATCTTAACTCAACTCCAAATAAATGGTTTGACCTTTCTTTATCGTATTCCCGGCCTTCAGTGATTGTTTGCTCACTTTCCCCAAGCCGTTCATTTTAACCTTCAATCCAGATTTTTCAAGCAGGAACAGCGCATCGCTTCCGGCCATTCCCACAACATTCGGCATAACACCATCTTTAATGTCACGCCCTTTCACCTCCGGTTTCTTGCCTTCGAACGCCACGCTGACCAAATCGCCGGCCAGTTGCTTTTCATCAACACCGAGATTTAGCTCTTCGGCCGTTTCAACAACATCTTCACGGAAACCGTTGTCGACCAGCTGTATTTCACGCGGTTTCTGTGGTTCATCTTTTTCGTCCACTTCTTTACTGCGTGGCTCCATAAACGATGCGTAAACTTTTGAAACGACCTCTTTAAAAACAGGACCTGCCACCGAACCACCATAATACAAGCCTTTGGGGCCAACCACCGCTACGATGATCGAGTACTTCGGATCATCAGCCGGGAAGTACCCACAGAATGATGCCTGGTATTTTTTCCCGCCTTTAGTATAACCTTGGTTGTCGTAGGCAACCTGGGCTGTACCGGTTTTCCCGGCAATCGGGAAATAGTCGTTATTCAGCGAACGACCGGTACCTTCAATACAAACTCCCTCGAGCATTGAGCGAGCTTTATCAAGTGTCCCTTGCGAACAAATCATCGGGTTCAGCACTTCGGTATCGAACTTGCGAACCAGCAAGCCATTTTCCCGAATCTCTTTCACAAAGCGAGGTTTCACCATGCGCCCGTTATTCGCCACCGCATTATAAAAGGTGAGGGTTTGAATCGGTGTCAGTTTAATCTCATAGCCATAAGAGATCCAGGCCAGCGACGGCCCCCACCAAACATTGTCGGTTGGATATTTGATATAGGGCACGCCTTCGCCGGCAAAACCCAACCCTAGCGGCTTGTTCAGCCCGAAGTCGTAAATCCGGTTGATAAAATCGCGCTCTTTGCCTTCGTAATATTTTGTGATAACCTTTGCCACCCCAACATTTGATGACAGTTCCAAAATTTTCTTCACACTAATCGCGCCGTGACCGCCATGACCGTAATCACTGTCATAAATGGTTTGGCCTTTGTAATCCCAACGGCCAATACCTGTGTCGTAAACGTCAGCTGTA is a genomic window of Mangrovibacterium diazotrophicum containing:
- a CDS encoding penicillin-binding protein — encoded protein: MEIRKYITLRFGIIYFLAMALTAAIVVKLVMIQNVDTERWEQIAKNLKTNTSEIQAKRGNVCADDGSILATSIPYYELRFDCKAPRVVRDFNEKADAFSEEVAKFFGISKSQFKQRLVQSFKKGNRWFQIYPEKVNYNQLQKFKRLSTLQRSVFGSGLIVVGESERIMPHGDMASRTIGTLNKGAYGGVHGNIGYSGIEGMMEGYLAGENGLAIKRNYSGHWVDIPITEPEDGKDVITTINVNLQDFTQNALMRQMEKSQAEWGTAVVMEVATGDVKAIANIGRLKDGTYGESYNYALGHAGCSEPGSTFKLVSLMVAMEDGYVDTADVYDTGIGRWDYKGQTIYDSDYGHGGHGAISVKKILELSSNVGVAKVITKYYEGKERDFINRIYDFGLNKPLGLGFAGEGVPYIKYPTDNVWWGPSLAWISYGYEIKLTPIQTLTFYNAVANNGRMVKPRFVKEIRENGLLVRKFDTEVLNPMICSQGTLDKARSMLEGVCIEGTGRSLNNDYFPIAGKTGTAQVAYDNQGYTKGGKKYQASFCGYFPADDPKYSIIVAVVGPKGLYYGGSVAGPVFKEVVSKVYASFMEPRSKEVDEKDEPQKPREIQLVDNGFREDVVETAEELNLGVDEKQLAGDLVSVAFEGKKPEVKGRDIKDGVMPNVVGMAGSDALFLLEKSGLKVKMNGLGKVSKQSLKAGNTIKKGQTIYLELS